In Aquimarina sp. TRL1, a single window of DNA contains:
- a CDS encoding endonuclease domain-containing protein: MSASYISTTSFTTEKIIRHSLDNAMSTLEKLHKELIKKGYNFLRNYTIENYKFDFYCPVSKVAIEIDSYTHESYDIYNQDATKKLCIPSLGITVLRYTDYQILIDMDEILRNLKNNHVASSVTHTANKAIH, encoded by the coding sequence ATGTCAGCATCATATATCTCAACAACTTCTTTTACTACAGAAAAAATCATTCGACATTCATTGGACAACGCCATGTCAACATTAGAAAAATTACATAAAGAATTAATCAAAAAAGGATATAACTTCCTAAGAAACTACACTATAGAAAATTATAAATTTGATTTTTATTGTCCGGTTTCTAAGGTTGCAATAGAAATAGACAGTTATACACATGAATCGTATGACATCTATAATCAGGATGCAACTAAAAAGCTATGTATTCCTTCTCTAGGTATAACCGTATTAAGGTATACAGATTATCAGATACTAATTGATATGGATGAAATATTGAGAAACTTAAAAAACAATCATGTTGCCTCTTCAGTAACTCATACAGCTAACAAAGCAATACACTAA
- a CDS encoding LexA family transcriptional regulator, giving the protein MGDTSDIIKRFKQIREDHRYTQSEFAKLLGIKNSTADIERGKTKISGLVVAKLLEHFNINPLWLFGESNKKEIYWNSVDVSPKVVTVDSTDNENMVLVNIKAAAGYPHNIQDVDWYQQLPAFDIPLPEYRHASYRGFQVEGDSMLPSLEPKEWVIGKGVASLAEIGNNSICVVVLADSVLVKKIRRSDDNTEVTLISLNPEYPPVTIASHDIMELWEVNSKLSFNIDTTGETLDIKKLQDAMMSLTEEVRSLKK; this is encoded by the coding sequence ATGGGAGATACTTCAGACATTATAAAGCGATTTAAACAAATAAGGGAAGATCACAGATATACACAATCTGAATTTGCTAAATTACTAGGAATAAAAAATTCAACAGCAGATATAGAAAGAGGGAAAACAAAAATTTCAGGATTAGTAGTGGCTAAATTGTTGGAACACTTTAATATAAATCCTCTGTGGTTGTTTGGAGAGAGTAATAAAAAAGAAATTTATTGGAATAGTGTAGATGTCTCTCCAAAAGTAGTAACGGTTGATAGCACTGATAATGAAAATATGGTCTTGGTTAATATTAAAGCAGCTGCTGGATATCCACATAATATTCAAGATGTAGATTGGTATCAGCAATTACCGGCTTTTGATATTCCTCTGCCCGAATACAGACATGCTAGCTATAGAGGGTTTCAGGTAGAAGGGGATAGTATGTTGCCTTCTTTAGAACCTAAAGAATGGGTAATTGGCAAAGGAGTTGCATCGTTGGCGGAGATTGGTAATAATAGTATCTGTGTTGTCGTCTTGGCAGATAGTGTACTGGTTAAAAAGATTCGCAGAAGTGATGATAATACCGAAGTTACATTAATTTCTCTGAATCCTGAATATCCTCCGGTAACAATAGCATCTCACGATATTATGGAATTATGGGAAGTCAATAGTAAGTTGAGTTTTAATATTGATACGACGGGAGAAACATTGGATATTAAAAAACTTCAGGATGCGATGATGAGTTTAACCGAGGAGGTGAGATCTTTAAAAAAATAA